Proteins encoded within one genomic window of Leptidea sinapis chromosome 7, ilLepSina1.1, whole genome shotgun sequence:
- the LOC126965294 gene encoding cytochrome P450 4C1-like isoform X1: MLWQIGVVVLVILLIKNFLHHEQSSLSKLPGPPKLPIFGDALSFIWLTQEQMFKKLVQLQYLYGHRVVVKIFNKYVLQLYDPKDIEIILTHTKNIAKNKPYEFMTPWLGTGLLISSGSKWHKRRKILTPAFHFDVLKSFARVFEESSRVMVNELIQQLQNGHDVLNVMPFISDFTLSTICETAMGTNLNSDKIDANRLEYKQSILDIGTLIMIRLTRFWLHPALIFNNLPIGKRFKKCLQDNNSFTDRVIEERRKKRRDTEVEVNGGRRRMMLLDLLLDAESKGEIDLSGIKEEVNTFMFEGHDTTAMALTFGLMLLADHEEVQDLIHDECKSIFGDSMRTATLSDLAEMKYLEATIKEILRLYPSVPLIGRTIEEDFMLGDIKVTKGVEVMLHIYDLHRREDLFPEPEQFRPERFLSGEKMNFTFIPFSAGPRNCIGQRFAMQEMKYMLSEMVRHFKLFPTVKNFKPTMKVDLVLRTDDPIRIKLALR; encoded by the exons ATGTTGTGGCAAATAGGAGTCGTGGTCCTGGTAATTCTACTGATTAAAAACTTCCTGCACCATGAGCAGTCCTCACTATCCAAGCTTCCTGGTCCTCCAAAACTGCCAATTTTTGGAGATGCCCTTAGCTTCATTTGGCTTACACAAG AGCAAATGTTTAAAAAGCTAGTACAGTTGCAATACCTATATGGACACAGAGTcgtagtaaaaatattcaataaatatgttttacaactATATGACCCGAAGGATATCGAG ATTATTCTGACACACACCAAAAATATTGCAAAGAACAAGCCATACGAGTTTATGACGCCTTGGCTCGGCACTGGCCTTTTGATTAGTTCAG GATCAAAATGGCATAAGCGTCGTAAAATATTGACACCAGCATTCCACTTTGATGTTCTTAAGAGCTTCGCGAGGGTTTTCGAGGAATCTAGCCGGGTGATGGTGAACGAGCTGATACAGCAGCTGCAGAATGGACACGATGTGCTAAATGTGATGCCCTTCATCAGTGATTTTACACTTAGTACTATTTGCG AAACTGCAATGGGAACAAACTTAAATAGTGATAAAATTGACGCAAATAGATTGGAATACAAGCAATCCATTCTAGACATCGGAACTCTAATTATGATACGTTTAACAAGATTTTGGTTGCATCCcgcattaatatttaataatctaCCGATTGGGAAAAGATTTAAGAAATGTCTTCAagataataattcatttacgGACAGAGTTATAGAAGAGAGAAGGAAGAAAAGGAGAGACACAGAAGTAGAGGTTAATGGTGGTAGAAGAAGAATGATGTTGCTTGACCTATTACTTGATGCTGAAAGTAAAGGTGAAATCGATTTAAGCGGGATAAAGGAAGAAGTGAATACGTTTATGTTTGAG GGTCACGACACCACAGCAATGGCGTTAACGTTTGGCTTGATGCTGTTAGCCGACCACGAGGAAGTGCAG gaTCTTATACACGATGAGTGCAAAAGTATATTTGGTGATTCAATGCGAACTGCAACTTTGAGCGATCTGGCTGAGATGAAGTATTTGGAGGCCACTATAAAAGAGATACTGAGGCTGTACCCGAGCGTGCCCTTAATTGGGAGGACAATTGAAGAAGATTTTATGTTGG gtGACATCAAAGTGACAAAGGGTGTTGAAGTGATGCTCCACATCTACGACCTCCATCGTCGCGAGGATCTGTTCCCTGAGCCCGAGCAGTTCAGGCCTGAGCGGTTCCTGAGCGGGGAGAAGATGAACTTCACATTCATACCGTTCAGTGCTGGACCTAGAAACTGTATAG GGCAGCGCTTCGCGATGCAAGAGATGAAGTACATGCTGAGTGAGATGGTCCGACACTTCAAGTTATTCCCCACTGTCAAGAACTTCAAGCCAACCATGAAAGTAGACCTGGTCCTCAGAACCGATGATCCTATCCGCATTAAGTTAGCTCTGCGATAA
- the LOC126965294 gene encoding cytochrome P450 4C1-like isoform X2 encodes MLWQIGVVVLVILLIKNFLHHEQSSLSKLPGPPKLPIFGDALSFIWLTQEQMFKKLVQLQYLYGHRVVVKIFNKYVLQLYDPKDIEIILTHTKNIAKNKPYEFMTPWLGTGLLISSGSKWHKRRKILTPAFHFDVLKSFARVFEESSRVMVNELIQQLQNGHDVLNVMPFISDFTLSTICETAMGTNLNSDKIDANRLEYKQSILDIGTLIMIRLTRFWLHPALIFNNLPIGKRFKKCLQDNNSFTDRVIEERRKKRRDTEVEVNGGRRRMMLLDLLLDAESKGEIDLSGIKEEVNTFMFEGHDTTAMALTFGLMLLADHEEVQDLIHDECKSIFGDSMRTATLSDLAEMKYLEATIKEILRLYPSVPLIGRTIEEDFMLGDIKVTKGVEVMLHIYDLHRREDLFPEPEQFRPERFLSGEKMNFTFIPFSAGPRNCIALRDARDEVHAE; translated from the exons ATGTTGTGGCAAATAGGAGTCGTGGTCCTGGTAATTCTACTGATTAAAAACTTCCTGCACCATGAGCAGTCCTCACTATCCAAGCTTCCTGGTCCTCCAAAACTGCCAATTTTTGGAGATGCCCTTAGCTTCATTTGGCTTACACAAG AGCAAATGTTTAAAAAGCTAGTACAGTTGCAATACCTATATGGACACAGAGTcgtagtaaaaatattcaataaatatgttttacaactATATGACCCGAAGGATATCGAG ATTATTCTGACACACACCAAAAATATTGCAAAGAACAAGCCATACGAGTTTATGACGCCTTGGCTCGGCACTGGCCTTTTGATTAGTTCAG GATCAAAATGGCATAAGCGTCGTAAAATATTGACACCAGCATTCCACTTTGATGTTCTTAAGAGCTTCGCGAGGGTTTTCGAGGAATCTAGCCGGGTGATGGTGAACGAGCTGATACAGCAGCTGCAGAATGGACACGATGTGCTAAATGTGATGCCCTTCATCAGTGATTTTACACTTAGTACTATTTGCG AAACTGCAATGGGAACAAACTTAAATAGTGATAAAATTGACGCAAATAGATTGGAATACAAGCAATCCATTCTAGACATCGGAACTCTAATTATGATACGTTTAACAAGATTTTGGTTGCATCCcgcattaatatttaataatctaCCGATTGGGAAAAGATTTAAGAAATGTCTTCAagataataattcatttacgGACAGAGTTATAGAAGAGAGAAGGAAGAAAAGGAGAGACACAGAAGTAGAGGTTAATGGTGGTAGAAGAAGAATGATGTTGCTTGACCTATTACTTGATGCTGAAAGTAAAGGTGAAATCGATTTAAGCGGGATAAAGGAAGAAGTGAATACGTTTATGTTTGAG GGTCACGACACCACAGCAATGGCGTTAACGTTTGGCTTGATGCTGTTAGCCGACCACGAGGAAGTGCAG gaTCTTATACACGATGAGTGCAAAAGTATATTTGGTGATTCAATGCGAACTGCAACTTTGAGCGATCTGGCTGAGATGAAGTATTTGGAGGCCACTATAAAAGAGATACTGAGGCTGTACCCGAGCGTGCCCTTAATTGGGAGGACAATTGAAGAAGATTTTATGTTGG gtGACATCAAAGTGACAAAGGGTGTTGAAGTGATGCTCCACATCTACGACCTCCATCGTCGCGAGGATCTGTTCCCTGAGCCCGAGCAGTTCAGGCCTGAGCGGTTCCTGAGCGGGGAGAAGATGAACTTCACATTCATACCGTTCAGTGCTGGACCTAGAAACTGTATAG CGCTTCGCGATGCAAGAGATGAAGTACATGCTGAGTGA